The following proteins come from a genomic window of Achromobacter sp. AONIH1:
- the atzF gene encoding allophanate hydrolase — protein MNAAATQFDTAGWTIAQWQAAYFAGARPEALLAGHAAAPDAPADNAWILRVDGQALARQLDELARLLAAADGDLSRLPLYGVPYAVKDNIDVAGWPTTAACPAFAYTPDEDAGVVRRLRAAGAILIGKTNLDQFATGLVGTRSPHGAVANAFRPEYISGGSSSGSASVVARGLAAFSLGTDTAGSGRVPAGFNNIVGLKPTRGWLSAAGVVPACRTLDCVSVFALTVDDALRVADIAGGYDARDPYSRPVPAGTARPWPARPRFAVPDKLEFHGDAEAEAAFDAALREVRATGAELRTVDFSPYAELAALLYQGPWVAERFAAVEALWREQPGVIDPVVRGIVEEAGRYSALDAFQAEYRRAALARVIQQSLADVDALLVPTAPSIYTIAQLREDPLALNSRLGRYTNFANLADLCALALPAGMRGDGLPAGITVLGLAWQDHALAEFGRRWQARLGLPLGATGKPLPAAPASRDPAPGMLRVAVVGAHLSGMPLNHQLRSRHAVLVEKTRTAGDYRLYALANTTPPKPGLAKRADGAPIEVELWDIPLAAFGGFVAEIPPPLGIGTLELEDGRQVKGFICEPRGLEGASDITAHGGWRAYLASLNPAVR, from the coding sequence ATGAACGCCGCAGCAACTCAGTTCGACACCGCCGGTTGGACCATCGCGCAATGGCAGGCCGCCTATTTCGCGGGCGCCCGGCCCGAGGCGCTGCTGGCCGGCCACGCCGCCGCGCCGGACGCGCCCGCCGACAATGCCTGGATCCTGCGGGTCGACGGCCAGGCGCTGGCGCGCCAGCTGGACGAACTGGCGCGGCTGCTGGCGGCGGCGGACGGCGACCTGTCGCGCCTGCCGCTGTATGGCGTGCCCTACGCGGTCAAGGACAACATCGACGTCGCGGGCTGGCCGACCACCGCCGCCTGCCCCGCGTTCGCCTACACGCCCGACGAGGATGCCGGCGTGGTGCGGCGCCTGCGCGCCGCCGGCGCCATCCTGATCGGCAAGACCAATCTGGACCAGTTCGCCACCGGCCTGGTGGGCACGCGTTCGCCGCACGGCGCGGTGGCCAACGCGTTTCGGCCCGAGTACATCAGCGGCGGATCGAGTTCGGGCTCGGCCTCGGTGGTGGCGCGCGGACTGGCGGCGTTCTCGCTGGGCACCGACACGGCCGGCTCGGGACGCGTGCCGGCGGGCTTCAACAACATCGTCGGACTCAAGCCCACGCGCGGCTGGCTCAGCGCCGCCGGCGTGGTGCCGGCCTGCCGCACGCTGGACTGCGTGTCGGTGTTCGCCTTGACGGTCGACGACGCCTTGCGCGTGGCCGACATCGCCGGCGGCTACGACGCGCGCGATCCCTACTCGCGGCCCGTGCCGGCCGGCACGGCCCGTCCCTGGCCGGCGCGGCCGCGTTTCGCGGTGCCGGACAAGCTGGAGTTCCACGGCGACGCCGAGGCCGAGGCCGCCTTCGACGCGGCGCTGCGTGAGGTGCGAGCCACCGGCGCCGAGCTGCGGACCGTCGATTTCTCGCCCTATGCCGAGCTGGCCGCGCTGCTGTACCAGGGGCCGTGGGTGGCCGAGCGGTTCGCGGCGGTCGAGGCCTTGTGGCGCGAGCAGCCGGGCGTGATCGACCCGGTGGTGCGCGGCATCGTCGAAGAGGCCGGGCGCTACAGCGCGCTGGACGCCTTCCAGGCCGAATACCGCCGCGCCGCGCTGGCGCGCGTCATCCAGCAGTCGCTGGCGGACGTGGACGCGCTGCTGGTGCCCACCGCGCCGTCCATCTACACCATCGCACAGCTGCGCGAGGATCCGCTGGCGCTCAATTCGCGGCTGGGCCGCTATACCAATTTCGCCAATCTGGCCGACCTGTGCGCGCTGGCCTTGCCGGCGGGCATGCGCGGCGACGGCCTGCCCGCCGGCATCACCGTGCTGGGCCTGGCCTGGCAGGACCATGCGCTGGCCGAATTCGGCAGGCGCTGGCAGGCGCGCCTGGGCCTGCCGCTGGGCGCCACCGGCAAGCCGCTGCCCGCCGCGCCGGCGTCGCGTGATCCGGCGCCGGGCATGCTGCGCGTGGCCGTGGTGGGCGCGCACCTCAGCGGCATGCCGTTGAACCATCAGCTCCGTTCGCGCCATGCCGTCTTGGTGGAAAAGACGCGCACGGCGGGCGACTACCGGCTGTATGCGCTGGCCAACACCACGCCGCCCAAGCCGGGCCTGGCCAAGCGCGCCGATGGCGCGCCCATCGAGGTCGAGCTGTGGGACATCCCTCTCGCCGCGTTCGGCGGCTTCGTCGCCGAGATCCCGCCGCCGCTGGGCATCGGCACGCTGGAGCTGGAGGACGGGCGGCAGGTCAAGGGCTTCATCTGCGAGCCGCGCGGCCTGGAGGGCGCGAGCGACATCACGGCGCATGGCGGCTGGCGCGCCTACCTGGCCAGCCTGAATCCCGCCGTCCGCTGA
- the urtA gene encoding urea ABC transporter substrate-binding protein, with the protein MKRRLALKQLTAVSLLALAGWMPSVHAAEDTIKVGILHSLSGTMAISETSLKDVALMAIDEINAKGGVMGRKLEPVVVDPASNWPLFAEKSRQLLAQDKVAVVFGCWTSVSRKSVLPVFKELNGLLFYPVQYEGEELEKNVFYTGAAPNQQAIPAVEYLMSEDGGGAKRFVLLGTDYVYPRTTNKILRAFLHSKGVKDSDIDEVYTPFGHSDYQTIVANIKKFATGGKTAVISTINGDSNVPFYKELGNAGLKATDVPVVAFSVGEEELRGVDTKPLVGHLAAWNYFESIKTPVNTDFIAKWKAYAKAKNLPNAATVVTNDPMEATYIGIHMWKQAVEQAKSTDVDKVIAAMGGQTFSSPSGFKIMMDKTNHHLHKPVYIGEIKADGQFNVVWKSKGPIRAQPWSPYIPGNEGKQGL; encoded by the coding sequence ATGAAACGCAGACTAGCCCTCAAGCAACTGACCGCCGTGAGCCTGCTGGCCCTGGCCGGCTGGATGCCCTCGGTCCATGCCGCCGAAGACACGATCAAGGTCGGCATCCTGCATTCCCTGTCCGGCACGATGGCGATCTCGGAGACCTCGCTCAAGGACGTGGCGCTGATGGCGATCGATGAGATCAACGCCAAGGGCGGCGTCATGGGCAGGAAGCTGGAGCCCGTGGTGGTCGATCCGGCCTCGAACTGGCCGCTGTTCGCCGAGAAGTCGCGCCAGCTGCTGGCGCAGGACAAGGTGGCGGTGGTGTTCGGCTGCTGGACCTCGGTGTCGCGTAAATCGGTGCTGCCGGTGTTCAAGGAGCTGAACGGCCTGCTGTTCTATCCGGTGCAGTACGAAGGCGAGGAACTGGAGAAGAACGTGTTCTACACCGGCGCCGCGCCCAACCAGCAGGCCATACCCGCCGTCGAGTACCTGATGAGCGAGGACGGCGGCGGGGCCAAGCGCTTCGTGCTGCTGGGCACCGACTACGTGTACCCGCGCACCACCAACAAGATCCTGCGCGCCTTCCTGCATTCCAAAGGCGTGAAGGACAGCGACATCGACGAGGTCTACACGCCCTTCGGCCATTCCGACTACCAGACCATCGTCGCCAACATCAAGAAGTTCGCCACCGGCGGCAAGACCGCCGTCATCTCCACCATCAACGGCGACTCCAACGTGCCCTTCTACAAGGAACTGGGCAACGCCGGCCTGAAGGCCACCGACGTGCCGGTGGTCGCCTTCTCGGTGGGCGAAGAGGAACTGCGCGGCGTGGACACCAAGCCGCTGGTCGGCCACCTGGCGGCCTGGAACTATTTCGAGTCGATCAAGACCCCGGTCAACACCGACTTCATCGCCAAGTGGAAGGCCTACGCCAAGGCCAAGAACCTGCCCAACGCCGCGACCGTGGTCACCAACGATCCGATGGAGGCGACCTACATCGGCATCCACATGTGGAAGCAGGCCGTCGAGCAGGCCAAGAGTACGGACGTGGACAAGGTCATCGCGGCCATGGGCGGCCAGACGTTCAGCTCGCCCAGCGGCTTCAAGATCATGATGGACAAGACCAACCACCACCTGCACAAGCCGGTGTACATCGGCGAGATCAAGGCCGACGGCCAGTTCAACGTGGTCTGGAAGAGCAAGGGTCCGATCCGCGCCCAGCCCTGGAGCCCGTATATCCCGGGCAACGAAGGCAAGCAGGGCCTCTGA
- the urtB gene encoding urea ABC transporter permease subunit UrtB: MRNAAIARYLRRLLLAMFLAWPALPVAAAGVGQDLLAPLAGDDTDARLRAIAALGALPGGEGAAVLRALGADQLYAAPDGRVLIGDGARATDPASGAALDLPAGSASIGINNRLRRAIEAALAGAQLHAADAGSRLAAARRLQQTNDPSRLPLIAQALATERDPTVRAALEIAQARLELQSADPAARRHAVELLGRSDDAAFRPVLAALTQQRDGAYAEPDAGVREAAADALRRIDRRLATVEWAGNLFYGLSLGSVLLLAALGLAITFGLMGVINMAHGELLMIGAYVTYVVQTLFRAWLPGWLDWYVAAALPLAFLVTALVGMALERTVIRWLYGRPLETLLATWGISLMLMQGVRSLFGAQNVEVGNPGWMSGGVTVLGGLVLSYNRLVIIGFALAVVALVWVLLNHTRLGLFVRAITQNRRMADCTGVPTGRVDMLAFGLGSGIAGLAGVALSQLGNVGPDLGRGYIVDSFMVVVLGGVGQLAGTVIAALGLGGVNKFLEPYAGAVMAKITILALIVLFVQKRPQGLFAPRGRSVE; encoded by the coding sequence ATGCGCAACGCTGCGATCGCACGCTACCTGCGTCGTCTCCTGCTCGCCATGTTCCTGGCCTGGCCGGCGCTGCCCGTGGCGGCGGCCGGCGTCGGCCAGGACCTGCTGGCGCCGCTGGCGGGCGACGATACCGACGCCAGGCTGCGTGCGATCGCCGCGCTGGGCGCGCTGCCCGGCGGCGAGGGCGCGGCTGTGCTGCGGGCCTTGGGCGCCGACCAGCTCTACGCGGCGCCGGACGGCCGCGTGCTGATCGGTGATGGCGCCCGCGCCACCGACCCGGCCAGCGGCGCCGCGCTGGACCTGCCGGCGGGATCCGCGTCCATCGGCATCAACAACCGCCTGCGCCGCGCCATCGAGGCAGCGCTGGCCGGCGCGCAGCTGCACGCGGCCGATGCCGGCTCTCGGCTGGCCGCCGCGCGCCGCCTGCAACAGACCAACGATCCCTCGCGGCTGCCCCTGATCGCGCAGGCGCTGGCCACGGAACGCGACCCGACCGTGCGCGCCGCGCTGGAGATCGCGCAGGCCAGGCTGGAATTGCAAAGCGCCGATCCGGCCGCGCGACGTCATGCCGTGGAACTGCTGGGCCGCAGTGACGACGCCGCGTTTCGTCCCGTGCTGGCGGCCTTGACGCAACAGCGCGACGGCGCCTATGCCGAACCCGACGCCGGCGTGCGCGAGGCCGCCGCCGACGCGCTGCGCCGCATCGACCGCCGCCTGGCCACCGTCGAATGGGCAGGCAATCTCTTCTACGGCCTGAGCCTGGGCAGCGTGCTGCTGCTGGCGGCGCTGGGGCTGGCCATCACCTTCGGGCTGATGGGCGTGATCAATATGGCGCATGGCGAGCTGCTGATGATCGGCGCCTACGTTACCTATGTGGTGCAGACGCTGTTCCGCGCCTGGCTGCCTGGCTGGCTGGATTGGTACGTGGCGGCGGCGCTGCCGCTGGCCTTCCTGGTCACGGCGCTGGTGGGCATGGCGCTGGAACGCACCGTGATCCGCTGGCTCTACGGCCGGCCCCTGGAAACGCTGCTGGCGACCTGGGGCATCAGCCTGATGCTGATGCAGGGCGTGCGCAGCCTGTTCGGCGCGCAGAACGTAGAGGTCGGCAATCCGGGCTGGATGTCGGGCGGCGTCACGGTGCTGGGCGGACTGGTGCTCAGCTACAACCGCCTGGTCATCATCGGCTTCGCGCTGGCCGTGGTGGCGCTGGTCTGGGTCTTGCTCAACCACACGCGCCTGGGCCTGTTCGTGCGCGCCATCACGCAGAACCGGCGCATGGCCGACTGCACCGGCGTGCCCACCGGACGCGTGGACATGCTGGCCTTCGGCCTGGGCTCGGGCATCGCCGGGCTGGCCGGCGTGGCGCTGTCGCAGCTGGGCAATGTGGGCCCGGACCTGGGGCGCGGCTACATCGTCGATTCGTTCATGGTGGTGGTGCTGGGCGGCGTGGGCCAGCTGGCCGGCACCGTCATCGCCGCGCTGGGCCTGGGCGGCGTCAACAAATTCCTGGAACCCTATGCGGGAGCGGTCATGGCCAAGATCACCATCCTGGCGCTTATCGTGCTGTTTGTGCAGAAGCGGCCGCAAGGCCTGTTCGCCCCGCGCGGCCGGAGCGTCGAATGA
- the urtC gene encoding urea ABC transporter permease subunit UrtC, with the protein MKPAAQDPGLALRRPLYSPRAWAALAIVAALLALLPLLNLAYSPGHPLHVSSYAVALLGKFMCYALAALALDLVWGYAGILSLGHGLFFALGGYAHGMYLMRAIGRDGAYQSTLPDFMVFLDWKSYPWYWSYTEHFWYAMLLVVLVPGALAFLFGYFAFRSRIKGVYFSIITQALTFAAMLLFFRNDTGFGGNNGFTDFKRILGYDITAPGTRAALYWCTLAALAGALVLARAVTQSKLGRVLTAVRDSESRLRFIGYEPLGFKLFVWTLSAVLCGIAGALYVPQVGIINPGEMSTENSIEMVIWVATGGRGTLIGPIIGAGAVNGLKTWFTSVLPEFWLYALGLIFVLVTLFLPTGIVGLARRIAARLSARRRDTLSCVAPAPVQEPKA; encoded by the coding sequence ATGAAGCCCGCCGCGCAGGATCCGGGCCTGGCGTTGCGCCGGCCGCTGTATTCCCCCCGCGCCTGGGCGGCGCTGGCCATCGTCGCCGCGCTGCTGGCGCTGCTGCCGCTGCTGAACCTGGCGTACTCTCCGGGCCATCCGCTGCATGTCTCGTCCTATGCCGTCGCCCTGCTGGGCAAGTTCATGTGCTACGCGCTGGCCGCGCTGGCGCTGGACCTGGTCTGGGGCTACGCCGGTATCCTGTCGCTGGGCCACGGCCTGTTCTTCGCGCTGGGCGGCTATGCCCACGGCATGTACCTGATGCGCGCCATCGGCCGCGACGGCGCCTACCAGAGCACGCTGCCGGACTTCATGGTGTTCCTGGACTGGAAGAGCTACCCCTGGTACTGGTCGTACACCGAGCACTTCTGGTACGCCATGCTGCTGGTCGTGCTGGTTCCGGGCGCGCTGGCCTTTCTGTTCGGCTACTTCGCTTTCCGCTCGCGCATCAAGGGCGTGTACTTCTCCATCATCACGCAGGCGCTGACCTTCGCGGCCATGCTGCTGTTCTTCCGCAACGACACCGGCTTCGGCGGCAATAACGGCTTCACCGACTTCAAGCGCATCCTGGGCTACGACATCACGGCGCCGGGCACGCGCGCCGCGCTGTACTGGTGCACGCTGGCGGCGCTGGCCGGCGCGCTGGTGCTGGCGCGCGCCGTCACGCAGTCCAAGCTGGGCCGGGTGCTGACCGCCGTGCGCGACAGCGAAAGCCGGCTGCGCTTCATCGGCTACGAGCCGCTGGGCTTCAAGCTCTTCGTCTGGACGCTGTCGGCCGTGCTCTGCGGCATCGCCGGCGCGCTGTACGTGCCGCAGGTCGGCATCATCAATCCCGGCGAGATGTCCACCGAGAACTCCATCGAAATGGTGATCTGGGTGGCCACGGGCGGACGCGGCACGCTGATCGGCCCCATCATCGGCGCCGGCGCGGTCAACGGCCTGAAGACCTGGTTCACCAGCGTGCTGCCGGAATTCTGGCTCTACGCGCTGGGACTGATCTTCGTGCTGGTCACGCTGTTCCTGCCAACCGGCATCGTCGGCCTGGCCCGCCGCATCGCCGCCCGCCTCTCGGCCCGCCGCCGCGACACGCTGTCCTGCGTCGCGCCCGCCCCCGTCCAGGAGCCCAAGGCATGA
- the urtD gene encoding urea ABC transporter ATP-binding protein UrtD — MNTPHPASDPLDGGPSGEAGYGRVSAKGLDTTHGAILYLEDVTVSFDGFKALNGLTLDIGVGELRCIIGPNGAGKTTMMDVITGKTRPASGSAYFGQSIDLTTLSETQIAHAGIGRKFQRPTVFEQHTVFENLELAMRADKRVRPTLFARLSGAQADRIGETLDLVRLRPEAFREAGLLSHGQKQWLEIGMLLMQEPRLLLLDEPVAGMTDAETERTGELLNALRGRHSLMVVEHDMDFVNQIAGDGKVTVLHEGAVLAEGPMAKVQADPRVIEVYLGR, encoded by the coding sequence ATGAATACTCCCCACCCCGCATCCGATCCGCTGGACGGCGGCCCCAGCGGCGAAGCCGGCTACGGCCGCGTCAGCGCCAAGGGACTGGACACCACCCACGGCGCCATCCTGTACCTGGAAGACGTCACGGTCAGCTTCGACGGTTTCAAGGCGCTCAACGGCCTGACGCTGGACATCGGCGTGGGCGAACTGCGCTGCATCATCGGTCCCAACGGCGCCGGCAAGACCACCATGATGGACGTGATCACCGGCAAGACCCGGCCCGCGTCCGGCAGCGCCTACTTCGGCCAGAGCATCGATCTGACCACGCTCAGCGAAACGCAGATCGCGCATGCGGGCATCGGCCGCAAGTTCCAGCGGCCCACGGTGTTCGAGCAGCACACGGTGTTCGAGAACCTGGAGCTGGCCATGCGCGCCGACAAGCGCGTGCGCCCCACACTGTTCGCGCGACTGAGCGGCGCGCAGGCCGACCGCATCGGCGAGACGCTGGACCTGGTGCGCCTGCGGCCCGAGGCGTTCCGCGAGGCCGGCCTGCTGTCGCACGGCCAGAAGCAATGGCTGGAGATCGGCATGCTGCTGATGCAGGAGCCGCGACTCCTGCTGCTGGACGAACCGGTGGCCGGCATGACCGACGCCGAGACCGAGCGCACCGGCGAGCTGCTCAATGCGCTGCGCGGCCGCCATTCGCTGATGGTGGTGGAGCACGACATGGACTTCGTCAACCAGATCGCCGGCGACGGCAAGGTCACGGTGCTGCATGAGGGCGCGGTGCTGGCCGAGGGGCCGATGGCCAAGGTACAGGCCGACCCCCGCGTGATCGAAGTGTATCTGGGGCGCTAG
- the urtE gene encoding urea ABC transporter ATP-binding subunit UrtE yields MLDANGIDQYYGGSHTLRGVSLSVRQGECLALLGRNGVGKTTLLKCLMGVLPVARGGVSLDGADITRLAPHQRAARGMAYVPQGRDIFARLTVEENILMGMATKPAARARRIKEEVFELFPVLRGMLSRRGGDLSGGQQQQLAIARALVAEPRLIILDEPTEGIQPSIIKDIGRVIRMLRQRGDIGILLCEQYFDFARELADRYVVLSRGEVVASGGRETMDGEDVRRHLSV; encoded by the coding sequence ATGCTGGATGCGAACGGAATCGATCAATACTATGGCGGCAGCCACACGCTGCGCGGCGTGTCGCTGTCGGTGCGCCAGGGCGAGTGCCTGGCGCTGCTGGGACGCAATGGCGTGGGCAAGACCACGCTGCTCAAGTGCCTGATGGGCGTGCTGCCGGTGGCGCGCGGCGGCGTGTCGCTGGACGGCGCCGACATCACGCGGCTGGCGCCGCACCAGCGCGCCGCGCGCGGCATGGCCTATGTGCCGCAGGGGCGCGACATCTTCGCGCGGCTGACGGTAGAAGAGAACATCCTGATGGGCATGGCGACCAAGCCGGCCGCGCGCGCGCGGCGCATCAAGGAGGAAGTGTTCGAGCTGTTCCCCGTGCTGCGCGGCATGCTGTCGCGGCGCGGCGGCGATCTGTCGGGCGGACAGCAGCAACAGCTGGCGATCGCGCGGGCGCTGGTGGCCGAGCCCCGCCTCATCATCCTGGACGAACCCACCGAAGGGATACAGCCGTCCATCATCAAGGACATCGGACGCGTCATCCGCATGCTGCGCCAGCGCGGCGACATCGGCATCCTGTTGTGCGAGCAGTACTTCGACTTCGCCCGCGAGCTGGCCGACCGCTACGTGGTGCTGTCGCGCGGCGAGGTCGTGGCCAGCGGCGGCCGCGAAACCATGGACGGCGAGGACGTGCGCCGGCATCTGTCGGTCTAG
- a CDS encoding DUF2946 family protein, with the protein MCSASFLTRPAIWIALAVILWASLVPSLARAFSPAHPAQRVSVEYCAPDGAGLVQIDVRADDSGQSPQHDAHEGSQHCPFCRNQQADIGILPDPAPLLLPASLARKVSYPPLYYQSARPLHAWSAAQPRAPPAA; encoded by the coding sequence ATGTGCTCCGCCTCCTTCCTGACCCGACCCGCCATATGGATCGCGCTCGCCGTGATCCTGTGGGCGTCGCTGGTCCCGTCGCTGGCGCGCGCATTCAGCCCGGCGCACCCGGCGCAGCGCGTGTCGGTGGAGTATTGCGCCCCCGACGGCGCGGGCCTGGTTCAGATCGACGTGCGCGCGGACGACAGCGGCCAGTCGCCGCAACACGATGCGCACGAAGGCAGCCAGCATTGCCCGTTCTGCCGCAACCAGCAAGCCGATATCGGCATCCTGCCCGATCCGGCGCCGCTGCTGCTGCCAGCCTCCCTGGCCCGCAAGGTCAGCTATCCCCCGCTCTACTACCAGTCGGCCCGGCCGCTGCATGCCTGGAGCGCGGCCCAGCCGCGCGCCCCGCCGGCCGCCTGA